In Pedobacter sp. WC2423, the following are encoded in one genomic region:
- a CDS encoding type I restriction enzyme HsdR N-terminal domain-containing protein, protein MAFTPTALNLPQHPFRITQKEEQYFIFDEVRKKHLVLTPEEWVRQHFIHYLIKDKKFPKSLIQIEGGLNLNQLQKRTDIVIFNTSGERIMVIECKAPSIKISQGVFDQAARYNSVHKAKWLVVTNGLKHCYAQIDHVASQFLFIEELPEYSLL, encoded by the coding sequence ATGGCATTTACACCTACAGCATTGAACCTACCGCAGCATCCTTTCCGGATAACCCAGAAAGAAGAGCAGTACTTTATTTTTGATGAAGTACGGAAAAAACATCTCGTTTTAACTCCTGAAGAGTGGGTAAGGCAGCATTTTATCCATTATTTGATAAAAGATAAAAAGTTTCCGAAGTCTTTGATACAAATAGAAGGGGGCCTGAATCTGAATCAGCTTCAGAAAAGAACTGATATTGTCATTTTTAATACCAGTGGAGAAAGAATTATGGTCATAGAGTGCAAAGCTCCTTCCATTAAAATTTCTCAGGGCGTATTTGATCAGGCCGCAAGATATAACTCTGTACATAAAGCCAAATGGCTTGTAGTGACCAATGGCCTGAAGCATTGCTATGCACAAATCGATCATGTGGCTTCTCAGTTTTTGTTTATAGAGGAACTTCCTGAATACTCTTTGCTGTAA
- the holA gene encoding DNA polymerase III subunit delta codes for MTAADIIKDLKAKKFKPVYLLHGEEPYYIDQIIHYMEDHILNDMEKGFNQTILYGKDTDMATILNAAKRYPMMSDYQLIVVKEAQDLKWSKETEGSSKEAEFIQNYFEKPLDSTILVLGYKYANFDKRKKIFKSITKSGVVFQSDPVRDYKLAQWIEELVKGMGAKIAPQASALMAEYLGADLSKISNELEKLLLNISKETIIDTELVQRNIGISKEYNVFELQKALASRNVLKCNQIINYFADNPKANPMVMVMANLNSYFSKILKYHYLQNKGDAAKELGVNPYFVKDYETAARNYNLNKTFDIISLLREYDLKSKGVDSTGNVTDGELLKELLFKMIH; via the coding sequence ATGACTGCTGCTGATATTATCAAAGACCTCAAAGCTAAAAAATTCAAGCCTGTTTATCTTTTGCATGGTGAAGAACCTTATTATATCGACCAGATTATTCATTATATGGAAGATCATATATTGAATGATATGGAGAAAGGTTTCAACCAGACTATATTGTATGGTAAAGATACGGACATGGCCACGATTTTAAATGCAGCAAAACGTTATCCGATGATGTCAGACTATCAGCTGATCGTGGTGAAAGAGGCACAGGATCTGAAGTGGTCTAAGGAAACAGAGGGAAGCAGTAAAGAAGCTGAGTTTATTCAGAATTATTTTGAGAAACCGCTGGACAGTACTATTCTTGTGCTGGGCTATAAATATGCGAATTTTGATAAACGTAAAAAGATATTTAAATCAATTACTAAAAGCGGAGTTGTCTTTCAGTCTGATCCGGTAAGGGATTATAAACTGGCGCAATGGATTGAAGAACTTGTAAAGGGGATGGGTGCGAAGATTGCCCCGCAGGCATCAGCTTTGATGGCAGAATATCTGGGTGCAGATTTATCTAAAATATCAAATGAGCTGGAAAAGCTATTGCTGAATATCAGTAAAGAAACTATCATTGATACTGAGCTTGTACAGCGCAATATCGGTATCAGTAAAGAGTATAATGTTTTTGAATTGCAGAAGGCGCTGGCTTCGCGTAATGTGCTGAAATGTAATCAGATTATTAATTACTTCGCTGATAATCCGAAAGCCAATCCAATGGTAATGGTCATGGCAAACTTAAATAGCTATTTCTCGAAAATCCTGAAATATCATTATTTGCAAAACAAAGGTGATGCAGCTAAAGAACTTGGGGTAAACCCATATTTTGTAAAGGACTATGAAACTGCGGCAAGGAATTATAACCTCAACAAAACATTTGATATTATCAGTTTGCTCAGAGAATATGATTTGAAGAGTAAAGGAGTGGACAGTACAGGTAATGTTACTGACGGAGAATTATTGAAAGAATTGTTGTTTAAGATGATCCACTAG
- a CDS encoding DPP IV N-terminal domain-containing protein gives MKKLVLFAVLLSASVIVNGQQKNLSMTDAMFNSRTTLAPQKLKNLQFLYGKEDYIYSKTVNDETAWFTGSMAGKEEKLLLNLTQLNQKLRSAKLNTLKTMPDITFNQGADWIIPVNGALLAYNPVKNSFTTLMDSKLAGQSKAERSIAGYTAYLDHDNLFVSDGKTAKQVTTDGTGDIVYASSVHRDEFGISKGTFWSNQGKQLAFYRMDQSMVSDYPIIDWTTRPAKNINIKYPMAGDKIHEVTVGIYNVVTQAVVYLQTGEPAEQYLTNIVWSPDDKFVYIAVLNRGQNHMQFKQFDAQTGHSVKTLFEERDEKYVEPLVPAVFLKNDPQQFIWQSNRDGWNHLYLYNTSGKLVKQLTKGNWEVTEVKGFDAAGENLFYVSTAESPITRNLYVVNIKSGQSKRITSGFAVHKTEISTSGNTVLDNFSSTKNPGTVKLLDVKKGAEKQIFQSADPLKDYALGASSIFTIKGKKGDPIYCNLFKPAGLDSTKKHPVVVYWYGGSHAQLILDQWNGGGSNYWFQYLAEQGFVVMVIDTRGSDNRGKAFEQAMFRKVGDVQMEDMMSAVGYLKGLSYTDEKNMGLFGWSFGGFNTVDFMLNHPGVFKAAVAGGAVTNWNFYEAMYTERYMDTPKENPEGYAATDLTNQIQKLKGKLLLIHGLQDNVVLQQHTVELVKKAVDDNIQLDYMIYPGHEHNVLGKDRTHLYQKVTDYFMQNLK, from the coding sequence ATGAAGAAACTAGTTTTATTCGCCGTACTTCTTTCTGCTTCCGTAATTGTAAACGGTCAGCAGAAAAATCTGAGCATGACTGATGCCATGTTCAATTCACGTACGACACTTGCCCCTCAAAAATTAAAGAATCTGCAATTCCTTTATGGAAAAGAAGATTATATATACAGCAAAACTGTAAATGATGAAACGGCCTGGTTTACAGGAAGTATGGCGGGTAAAGAAGAAAAACTATTGCTTAACTTAACTCAACTGAATCAAAAACTGCGTTCTGCAAAGCTGAATACTTTAAAAACGATGCCTGATATCACTTTTAATCAGGGAGCAGACTGGATTATTCCTGTCAATGGCGCGTTATTAGCTTATAACCCGGTGAAAAACAGTTTCACCACTTTGATGGACAGTAAACTGGCTGGTCAAAGTAAAGCAGAAAGGAGTATTGCAGGATATACCGCTTACCTGGATCATGACAATCTGTTTGTGAGCGATGGTAAAACGGCAAAACAAGTAACCACCGATGGAACCGGCGATATTGTTTACGCTTCATCCGTACATCGTGACGAATTTGGTATTTCAAAAGGAACTTTCTGGAGTAATCAGGGGAAGCAGCTTGCTTTTTACCGGATGGATCAAAGTATGGTTTCAGATTATCCAATTATTGACTGGACAACCCGCCCGGCAAAAAACATCAATATCAAATACCCGATGGCAGGAGATAAAATCCATGAAGTAACAGTAGGTATCTATAATGTAGTGACTCAAGCCGTTGTTTATTTGCAAACAGGAGAGCCGGCAGAACAGTACCTGACTAATATCGTCTGGAGCCCGGACGATAAATTTGTTTATATCGCTGTTTTAAACCGCGGACAAAATCATATGCAATTTAAGCAGTTTGATGCACAAACTGGTCACTCTGTAAAAACGCTTTTTGAAGAGCGTGATGAAAAGTATGTAGAGCCACTTGTCCCTGCGGTATTCCTGAAAAATGATCCTCAGCAATTTATCTGGCAAAGTAACCGTGATGGATGGAATCATTTATATTTATACAATACCAGCGGTAAACTGGTTAAGCAACTCACTAAAGGGAACTGGGAAGTTACCGAAGTCAAAGGTTTTGATGCAGCAGGTGAAAATTTATTTTATGTTTCCACAGCAGAATCTCCGATTACCAGGAACTTGTATGTAGTGAATATCAAATCTGGTCAGTCAAAAAGGATTACTTCGGGTTTTGCAGTGCATAAAACAGAGATCAGTACTTCAGGAAATACGGTACTTGATAATTTCAGTTCTACAAAAAATCCAGGTACTGTTAAACTGCTGGATGTTAAAAAAGGAGCTGAAAAACAGATTTTCCAATCCGCAGATCCACTGAAAGATTATGCTTTGGGTGCATCTTCTATTTTTACTATCAAAGGGAAAAAAGGCGATCCTATCTATTGTAATTTATTCAAGCCTGCAGGCCTGGACAGCACTAAAAAACATCCGGTTGTAGTTTACTGGTATGGTGGTTCGCATGCACAATTAATTCTTGACCAGTGGAATGGAGGAGGGAGCAATTACTGGTTTCAATATCTTGCAGAGCAAGGTTTTGTAGTCATGGTGATTGATACCAGAGGAAGTGATAACCGTGGAAAAGCATTTGAACAAGCTATGTTTAGAAAAGTCGGTGATGTACAGATGGAAGATATGATGTCTGCTGTAGGCTATCTGAAAGGACTGTCCTATACCGATGAAAAAAATATGGGCTTGTTTGGCTGGAGCTTCGGTGGATTTAATACGGTAGATTTTATGTTGAATCATCCTGGCGTTTTCAAGGCGGCAGTAGCTGGCGGAGCTGTAACAAACTGGAATTTCTATGAAGCGATGTATACAGAACGCTATATGGATACGCCTAAGGAAAACCCTGAAGGTTATGCAGCGACTGACCTGACTAACCAAATTCAAAAACTAAAAGGCAAATTATTGCTTATTCATGGATTACAGGATAATGTTGTTTTGCAGCAACATACTGTTGAACTGGTAAAGAAAGCAGTAGATGATAATATACAGCTGGATTATATGATTTATCCAGGACACGAACATAATGTATTGGGTAAAGACAGAACGCATCTTTATCAGAAAGTAACAGATTATTTTATGCAAAATCTTAAATAA
- a CDS encoding aldo/keto reductase: protein MDKRKLGNTDLLVSPVTFGGNVFGWTLDEKQSFEVLDGFIEAGFNFIDTADVYSRWVPENKGGESETIIGNWMKARNNRNQIILATKVGSNMELNGKKCLSKKYILEAVDASLLRLKTDYIDLYQSHYDDLETPVQETLEAYDQLIRAGKVRWIGASNFSAERFRESLETSARLSLPKYQSFQPEYNLYKREGFEKELEQICLDHQVGVINYYSLASGFLTGKYRSEADLGKSQRGSAVKEFLNPRGFRILKALDEVSEQYNSSLASVALAWLMARPSVTSPIASVTNLTQLNNLTKAAALRLDVEVISILDAASAWE from the coding sequence ATGGATAAAAGAAAATTAGGTAATACAGATTTACTGGTTTCGCCAGTAACTTTTGGGGGAAATGTTTTTGGATGGACATTAGACGAGAAACAATCTTTTGAAGTTCTTGATGGTTTTATAGAAGCAGGGTTCAATTTTATTGATACTGCTGATGTATATTCCAGATGGGTACCAGAGAATAAGGGCGGCGAATCTGAAACTATTATCGGGAACTGGATGAAGGCAAGGAATAACCGCAATCAAATCATATTAGCTACAAAAGTAGGTAGTAATATGGAGCTGAACGGAAAAAAGTGCCTTTCAAAAAAATATATACTTGAAGCTGTTGATGCTTCGCTGCTTAGATTAAAAACTGACTATATCGATCTTTACCAGTCGCATTATGATGACCTGGAAACCCCAGTACAGGAAACACTCGAAGCTTATGATCAATTGATCAGAGCAGGAAAAGTACGGTGGATAGGTGCTTCAAATTTCAGTGCTGAAAGATTCAGGGAGTCTTTGGAAACCAGTGCGCGTTTAAGCTTGCCAAAGTACCAGAGTTTTCAGCCGGAATACAATTTATATAAAAGAGAGGGGTTCGAAAAAGAACTGGAACAGATTTGTCTGGATCATCAGGTCGGTGTAATCAACTATTATTCATTAGCAAGTGGTTTTCTGACAGGAAAGTATCGTTCGGAAGCTGACCTTGGCAAAAGCCAGAGAGGCAGTGCGGTCAAGGAGTTTCTGAATCCAAGAGGATTCAGAATTTTAAAAGCATTGGATGAAGTTTCAGAACAATACAATTCTTCTCTGGCCAGCGTCGCTTTAGCCTGGCTGATGGCCAGACCGTCGGTAACTTCACCGATTGCGAGTGTGACTAACTTAACGCAATTAAATAATCTGACAAAAGCAGCAGCATTAAGGCTTGATGTGGAAGTGATCTCTATATTGGATGCCGCAAGTGCGTGGGAATAA
- a CDS encoding M13 family metallopeptidase: MNTKHLKNYFAVLGILAASYSSYAQKVPTKFIDPANMDLTVKPGDDFYGYASGTWIKNNPVPAKETRWGSFNELRDFNINAVKGIVEDAAADRSAPAGSVKRRVGDFYAAAMDSLTIEKLGYTPIKADLARINKLKDIQGILDEVVAMRTSGLAAPMYGFYVGQDRKNVNKYVAQLGQGGTTLPDRDYYLKDDSRTLKIREAYLNYMTTLFILTGSSATDAKQKANTVLTIEKKLAEAQMSRLEMRDPYKTYNKFTIADFDKTTPNINWTATLPKLLVKGQDTVLVGSPKFFVSLNAMLTSVPVSDWKTYLEWNILKNSASNLSSPFVKATFAFNQAQTGQKVQTPRWQTMSSKTDGAIGELLGQLYVAKYFKPEAKARMTEMIKNLRTAFEIRIKGLEWMSDVTKEKALAKLNAFVPKIGYPDQWKTYDGLNIDRKTYFQNLRNVGAWGYNDMVSQLGKPVDRKRFGMTPPTVNAYYSPTMNEIVFPAGILQFPFFAAHADDAINYGGIGAVIGHEMSHGFDDSGSQYDKDGNLRNWWTNEDRTKFEAKTKALGEQFDSYTVLDTIHVNGKLTMGENIGDLGGLNAAYTAFKLTKQGQSEEKIDGFTPDQRFFLSWAQVWRGNILPDNAAQLIKTDPHSPGEFRTIGAPVNMDAWYKAFDVKPGDKLYKKPEDRIRLW, from the coding sequence ATGAATACAAAACACCTGAAAAACTATTTTGCAGTTCTGGGAATATTAGCAGCAAGCTACTCTTCTTACGCACAAAAAGTTCCCACCAAGTTTATTGATCCTGCCAATATGGATCTTACGGTAAAACCCGGAGATGATTTTTACGGATACGCGAGCGGTACGTGGATTAAAAACAATCCTGTCCCTGCCAAAGAAACACGCTGGGGAAGCTTCAATGAATTAAGAGATTTTAATATCAATGCAGTAAAAGGCATTGTTGAAGATGCTGCAGCAGATCGTTCTGCACCGGCCGGTTCTGTAAAAAGACGGGTAGGTGATTTTTATGCTGCTGCAATGGATAGCCTTACCATTGAAAAACTAGGCTATACACCTATTAAAGCTGATCTTGCCAGAATTAACAAGCTTAAAGATATACAAGGTATACTGGATGAAGTTGTCGCCATGCGCACTTCTGGTCTCGCAGCTCCGATGTATGGTTTTTATGTAGGTCAGGACAGGAAAAATGTAAATAAATATGTTGCACAGCTTGGTCAGGGTGGAACGACTTTGCCTGATCGTGATTATTATTTAAAAGATGATAGCAGAACGTTAAAAATCCGTGAAGCTTATCTGAATTACATGACTACCTTATTTATCTTAACAGGCAGTTCTGCAACGGATGCGAAACAAAAAGCAAATACAGTACTGACTATAGAGAAAAAACTTGCTGAAGCTCAAATGTCACGTCTTGAAATGCGTGACCCTTACAAGACCTATAATAAATTTACAATTGCAGATTTTGATAAAACAACACCAAATATTAACTGGACTGCTACTTTGCCAAAACTTTTAGTCAAAGGACAGGATACTGTTTTAGTAGGTTCTCCTAAATTTTTTGTCAGCCTGAATGCTATGCTGACTTCTGTACCCGTTTCAGACTGGAAAACTTACCTGGAATGGAATATTCTTAAAAATTCAGCATCAAATTTAAGTTCTCCTTTTGTAAAAGCAACTTTCGCTTTCAATCAGGCACAAACAGGTCAGAAAGTACAAACTCCAAGATGGCAAACGATGTCTTCTAAAACTGACGGAGCGATCGGTGAGTTATTGGGACAACTTTATGTCGCGAAATACTTTAAGCCTGAAGCTAAAGCCCGTATGACCGAGATGATCAAAAATTTGCGCACTGCATTTGAGATCAGAATTAAAGGTTTAGAATGGATGAGTGATGTGACTAAGGAAAAAGCGCTGGCCAAGCTAAATGCTTTTGTTCCTAAAATTGGTTATCCTGATCAATGGAAAACATACGATGGATTGAATATTGACCGTAAAACTTATTTCCAGAACCTTAGAAATGTAGGCGCATGGGGATATAATGATATGGTTTCTCAATTAGGTAAACCTGTTGACCGTAAACGTTTTGGCATGACACCGCCAACGGTAAATGCTTATTATAGCCCGACAATGAACGAGATTGTATTCCCTGCCGGAATTTTACAATTCCCTTTCTTTGCAGCTCATGCTGATGATGCGATCAATTATGGTGGTATAGGTGCAGTAATTGGTCATGAGATGTCACATGGTTTTGACGATAGCGGCAGCCAGTATGACAAAGATGGTAATCTGCGCAACTGGTGGACAAATGAAGATCGTACAAAATTTGAAGCTAAAACAAAAGCTTTAGGTGAGCAATTTGATTCATACACGGTACTGGATACTATTCATGTAAATGGTAAACTGACTATGGGCGAAAATATTGGTGACTTAGGAGGCTTAAATGCTGCTTATACCGCATTTAAATTAACTAAACAAGGACAATCTGAAGAGAAGATCGATGGGTTTACACCGGATCAGCGTTTCTTCCTTTCGTGGGCTCAGGTATGGAGAGGTAACATTTTACCGGATAATGCTGCACAGTTAATCAAAACTGATCCGCATTCTCCAGGGGAATTCAGAACTATTGGTGCTCCTGTCAACATGGATGCCTGGTATAAAGCGTTCGACGTGAAACCAGGTGATAAGTTATACAAAAAACCAGAAGACAGAATTCGGCTTTGGTAA
- the mnmD gene encoding tRNA (5-methylaminomethyl-2-thiouridine)(34)-methyltransferase MnmD, which yields MNIITQTADGSNTLYNETIGEHYHSKHGALQESKHVFIDAGLKQAELIFPDQPIAILEIGFGTGLNFLLTSAYADEHGLSLSYTGIEAYPLSKEELISTQYNQYVPAPVWESLMNVYANALCAATALNTNQELTIAHTTLDAFKAEKLFDLVYFDAFSVQHQPEMWSDEIICHVCSFLKPNGIFVTYAITGKLKRALKSCGMKVEKLPGAPGKREMLRATKVPAELAPV from the coding sequence ATGAATATCATCACACAAACTGCAGACGGCTCTAACACTTTATATAACGAAACCATTGGTGAACACTACCATTCTAAACATGGCGCATTACAGGAAAGTAAGCATGTATTTATTGATGCCGGCCTCAAACAAGCCGAACTCATTTTTCCTGACCAGCCTATAGCTATTCTGGAAATTGGTTTTGGTACAGGCCTGAATTTTCTGCTGACATCTGCTTATGCAGATGAACATGGGCTTTCATTGAGTTATACTGGGATTGAAGCCTATCCGCTAAGTAAAGAAGAATTGATCTCTACACAATATAATCAATATGTGCCGGCACCGGTCTGGGAGAGCCTGATGAATGTTTATGCAAACGCATTATGCGCAGCAACCGCTTTGAATACGAATCAGGAATTAACCATAGCACATACTACTCTGGATGCTTTTAAAGCGGAGAAATTATTTGATCTGGTATATTTTGATGCTTTCTCTGTACAGCACCAGCCTGAAATGTGGTCGGATGAAATCATTTGCCATGTTTGCTCTTTCTTAAAACCTAACGGAATCTTTGTGACCTATGCAATCACAGGAAAACTTAAACGCGCTTTAAAAAGTTGCGGCATGAAGGTTGAAAAGCTCCCTGGTGCACCTGGGAAACGCGAAATGTTGCGGGCAACTAAAGTTCCTGCTGAACTGGCACCGGTTTAA
- a CDS encoding valine--tRNA ligase produces the protein MSISTKYDPAETEDKWYSYWLSKKFFHSEPDEREPYTIVIPPPNVTGVLHMGHMLNNTIQDVMIRRARMQGKNACWVPGTDHASIATEAKVVAMLKERGISKKDLTREEFMTYAWEWKEKYGGIILDQLKKLGASCDWDRTRFTLEDDLSESVIDCFIDLYKKGRIYRGVRMVNWDPAGKTAVSDEEVIRKEVNQKLYYIKYSIAPATGTATEFITIATTRPETIMADAAICINPNDERYTHLKGKKVFVPLINREIPVIEDEYVTMDFGTGCLKVTPAHDLNDYELGVKHKLPVIDILNDDGTLNELAVILVGEDRFIARKKIAVLLDEAGHLEKVEDYKSQVGFSERTDAAIEPKLSLQWFCKMDEMAKPALADVLNGDVKLIPEKFVNTYRHWMENVRDWNISRQLWWGQRIPAWFDDKGDWVVAKTKEDALNEFLKLKDIDGKFTEDEANGFKHQLSAFIRQDDDVLDTWFSAWLWPISVFNGLKDPGNKDINYYYPTNDLVTAPEILFFWVARMIMAGHEFMGKKPFTNVYLTGIVRDKLGRKMSKSLGNSPDPIGLIEKYGADGVRVGMLLCSPAGNDLMFDESYCEQGRNFANKIWNAFRLVKGWEVDETLANPNAQAILWFENRFNEALAEIEDNYKQYRLSEALMTTYKLVWDDFCAWYLEMVKPVYQHPIDPVSLKATIGFFEKILSLLHPFMPFITEELWHDELFGTKGEMDCIIVAPYPVVEPADLPLLKDVEVVKGIVAEVRNIRNTKQISPKEGLPLSVKVNSSLAYAQWLTIISKLANITEVDFVSDKVVGAAGFMVGNDEFFIQLNETIDVDAERVRLNGELEYLQGFLKSVDAKLGNERFVQNAKPEIIQNERNKKADAEAKVKIIQESLLSL, from the coding sequence ATGAGCATTTCTACTAAATACGATCCCGCCGAAACCGAAGACAAGTGGTACAGCTACTGGTTGTCAAAAAAGTTTTTTCATTCTGAACCAGACGAACGTGAACCCTATACCATTGTGATTCCTCCGCCAAACGTCACTGGAGTATTACATATGGGCCATATGCTCAACAACACGATTCAGGATGTCATGATTCGCCGTGCACGTATGCAAGGTAAAAATGCATGCTGGGTTCCTGGAACTGACCATGCTTCTATTGCTACTGAAGCTAAAGTGGTTGCGATGTTGAAAGAAAGAGGCATCAGCAAAAAAGATCTGACCAGAGAAGAATTCATGACCTATGCATGGGAGTGGAAAGAAAAATACGGTGGTATTATCCTGGATCAGCTTAAAAAACTGGGCGCAAGCTGCGACTGGGACCGTACACGTTTTACGCTGGAAGATGACCTTTCAGAGTCTGTTATTGACTGTTTTATTGACCTGTATAAAAAGGGAAGAATTTATCGTGGTGTCCGTATGGTCAACTGGGATCCGGCTGGTAAAACTGCCGTTTCTGATGAAGAGGTAATCCGTAAGGAAGTGAATCAGAAGTTGTATTATATTAAATACTCTATTGCTCCTGCTACAGGTACAGCTACTGAATTCATAACGATTGCAACTACGCGTCCCGAAACAATTATGGCTGATGCAGCAATCTGTATCAATCCAAATGATGAACGTTATACACATCTTAAAGGTAAAAAAGTATTTGTTCCTTTAATCAACCGCGAGATCCCAGTTATTGAGGATGAATATGTAACAATGGATTTCGGTACGGGTTGTTTAAAGGTAACTCCTGCGCATGATTTAAATGATTATGAGCTGGGCGTGAAACATAAACTTCCGGTAATCGATATCTTGAATGATGATGGTACTTTAAATGAGCTTGCTGTTATTCTGGTAGGTGAAGACCGTTTTATTGCCCGTAAAAAGATTGCAGTATTACTGGACGAAGCAGGTCATCTGGAGAAAGTAGAAGACTATAAATCGCAGGTTGGGTTCTCTGAACGTACTGATGCTGCAATTGAGCCTAAGCTTTCTTTACAATGGTTCTGTAAAATGGACGAAATGGCCAAACCTGCATTAGCTGATGTACTGAATGGTGATGTGAAGCTTATTCCTGAGAAATTTGTGAATACTTACCGTCACTGGATGGAGAATGTGAGGGATTGGAATATCAGCCGCCAGTTATGGTGGGGACAGCGTATTCCTGCATGGTTTGATGATAAAGGGGACTGGGTAGTTGCAAAAACCAAAGAAGATGCTTTAAATGAATTTTTAAAGCTTAAAGATATTGACGGTAAATTTACTGAAGATGAAGCGAATGGATTTAAACATCAGTTATCTGCTTTTATCAGACAGGATGATGATGTATTAGATACCTGGTTTTCTGCCTGGTTATGGCCGATTTCTGTGTTTAATGGGTTGAAAGATCCGGGAAATAAGGATATTAATTATTATTATCCTACGAATGATTTGGTTACTGCCCCTGAGATTTTATTCTTCTGGGTAGCGCGTATGATTATGGCGGGACATGAGTTTATGGGCAAAAAGCCGTTTACAAATGTGTACCTGACTGGTATTGTACGTGATAAGTTAGGCCGTAAAATGTCTAAGTCTTTGGGTAATTCTCCTGATCCGATTGGTTTGATCGAAAAATACGGAGCAGATGGTGTCAGGGTAGGAATGCTATTATGTTCTCCTGCTGGTAATGATTTGATGTTCGATGAGAGCTACTGTGAGCAGGGAAGGAATTTTGCGAATAAGATCTGGAATGCTTTCCGTTTAGTGAAAGGGTGGGAGGTTGATGAGACTTTAGCAAATCCTAATGCACAGGCTATTTTATGGTTTGAGAATCGTTTCAATGAGGCCTTAGCTGAAATTGAGGATAATTATAAGCAGTACCGTTTGTCGGAGGCCTTAATGACAACTTATAAGCTGGTGTGGGACGATTTCTGTGCGTGGTACCTGGAAATGGTCAAACCAGTTTATCAGCATCCGATTGATCCGGTTTCTCTGAAAGCAACGATTGGTTTCTTTGAAAAGATCTTAAGTTTATTGCATCCGTTTATGCCGTTTATTACGGAAGAATTGTGGCATGATGAGCTATTTGGTACAAAAGGGGAGATGGATTGCATTATTGTAGCGCCTTATCCTGTTGTGGAGCCTGCTGATTTACCTTTGTTAAAGGATGTTGAAGTGGTGAAAGGGATTGTTGCTGAAGTACGTAATATCCGTAATACTAAACAGATTTCTCCGAAAGAAGGGCTGCCTTTAAGTGTGAAAGTTAATTCTTCTTTAGCTTACGCTCAATGGCTGACTATTATTTCTAAACTGGCAAATATTACTGAGGTAGATTTTGTAAGTGATAAAGTGGTTGGTGCTGCTGGTTTCATGGTTGGAAATGATGAGTTTTTTATACAGCTGAATGAAACGATTGATGTGGATGCGGAACGGGTGAGGCTGAATGGAGAACTGGAGTATTTGCAAGGATTCTTGAAGTCGGTTGATGCGAAGTTGGGCAATGAAAGGTTTGTACAGAATGCGAAGCCAGAGATTATTCAGAATGAAAGAAATAAGAAGGCTGATGCTGAAGCGAAGGTGAAGATTATACAAGAGTCTCTTCTGAGTTTGTAA
- a CDS encoding GNAT family N-acetyltransferase produces the protein MVVLKFFTERLKLRLVEMADLEAIHVLHHLAETDQYNTLGIPKDLEETNIIVDGWINDHQKKTIKNYTFAVEFEKGGFVGLVSLKLSSSKFNSAEIWYKINVDFWNQGYATEAIRAVIRFGFDRLKLHRIEAGCAVENLASIRVLEKAGMTQEGRKRQILPLVTGWMDSFEYAILDEEWKA, from the coding sequence ATGGTAGTATTGAAATTTTTTACCGAAAGACTAAAACTCAGATTAGTAGAAATGGCTGATCTTGAAGCGATTCATGTATTGCACCATTTGGCTGAAACAGATCAGTATAATACTTTGGGTATTCCTAAAGATCTGGAAGAGACTAATATTATTGTAGATGGCTGGATTAATGACCACCAGAAAAAAACGATTAAGAATTACACTTTTGCTGTGGAATTTGAGAAAGGTGGCTTTGTGGGACTGGTATCTCTTAAGCTATCTTCTTCTAAGTTCAACAGTGCAGAAATCTGGTATAAGATTAATGTAGATTTCTGGAACCAGGGTTATGCTACAGAAGCAATCAGGGCAGTGATCAGATTTGGATTTGACCGCCTGAAATTACACCGTATTGAAGCTGGTTGCGCGGTAGAAAACTTAGCATCTATACGTGTACTGGAAAAAGCAGGGATGACGCAGGAAGGCAGGAAACGACAAATTTTGCCTTTAGTAACCGGCTGGATGGATAGTTTTGAATACGCCATTCTGGACGAAGAGTGGAAAGCTTAA